From one Pan troglodytes isolate AG18354 chromosome 13, NHGRI_mPanTro3-v2.0_pri, whole genome shotgun sequence genomic stretch:
- the SLC11A1 gene encoding natural resistance-associated macrophage protein 1 isoform X1 produces the protein MTGDKGPQRLSGSSYGSISGPTSPGPQQAPPRETYLSEKIPIPDTKPGTFSLRKLWAFTGPGFLMSIAFLDPGNIESDLQTGAVAGFKLLWVLLWATVLGLLCQRLAARLGVVTGKDLGEVCHLYYPKVPRTVLWLTIELAIVGSDMQEVIGTAIAFNLLSAGRIPLWGGVLITIVDTFFFLFLDNYGLRKLEAFFGLLITIMALTFGYEYVVARPEQGALLRGLFLPSCPGCGHPELLQAVGIVGAIIMPHNIYLHSALVKSREIDRARRADIREANMYFLIEATIALSVSFIINLFVMAVFGQAFYQKTNQAAFNICANSSLHDYAKIFPMNNATVAVDIYQGGVILGCLFGPAALYIWAIGLLAAGQSSTMTGTYAGQFVMEGFLRLRWSRFARVLLTRSCAILPTVLVAVFRDLRDLSGLNDLLNVLQSLLLPFAVLPILTFTSMPTLMQEFANGLLSKVVTSSIMVLVCAINLYFVVSYLPSLPHPAYFGLAALLVAAYLGLSTYLVWTCCLAHGATFLAHSSHHHFLYGLLEEDQKGETSG, from the exons ATGACAG GTGACAAGGGTCCCCAAAGGCTAAGCGGGTCCAGCTATGGTTCCATCTCCGGCCCGACCAGCCCAGGGCCACAGCAAGCACCTCCCAGAGAGACCTACCTGAGTGAGAAGATCCCCATCCCAGACACAAAACCG GGCACCTTCAGCCTGCGGAAGCTATGGGCCTTCACGGGGCCTGGCTTCCTCATGAGCATTGCTTTCCTGGACCCAGGAAACATCGAGTCAGATCTTCAGACTGGCGCCGTGGCGGGATTCAAA CTTCTCTGGGTGCTGCTCTGGGCCACGGTGTTGGGCTTGCTCTGCCAGCGACTGGCTGCACgtctgggcgtggtgacaggcaagGACTTGGGCGAGGTCTGCCATCTCTACTACCCTAAG GTGCCCCGCACCGTCCTCTGGCTGACCATCGAGCTAGCCATTGTGGGCTCCGACATGCAGGAAGTCATCGGCACGGCCATTGCATTCAATCTGCTCTCAGCTGGACG AATCCCACTCTGGGGTGGCGTCCTCATCACCATCGTGGacaccttcttcttcctcttcctcgaTAACTACG GGCTGCGGAAGCTGGAAGCTTTTTTTGGACTCCTTATAACCATTATGGCCTTGACCTTTGGCTATGAG TATGTGGTGGCGCGTCCTGAGCAGGGAGCGCTTCTTCGGGGCCTGTTCCTGCCCTCGTGCCCGGGCTGCGGCCACCCCGAGCTGCTGCAGGCGGTGGGCATTGTTGGCGCCATCATCATGCCCCACAACATCTACCTGCACTCGGCCCTGGTCAAG TCTCGAGAGATAGACCGGGCCCGCCGAGCGGACATCAGAGAAGCCAACATGTACTTCCTGATTGAGGCCACCATCGCCCTGTCCGTCTCCTTTATCATCAACCTCTTTGTCATGGCTGTCTTTGGGCAGGCCTTCTACCAGAAAACCAACCAGGCTGCG TTCAACATCTGTGCCAACAGCAGCCTCCACGACTACGCCAAGATCTTCCCCATGAACAACGCCACCGTGGCTGTGGACATTTACCAGGGG GGCGTGATCCTGGGCTGCCTGTTCGGCCCCGCGGCCCTCTACATCTGGGCCATAGGTCTCCTGGCGGCTGGGCAGAGCTCCACCATGACGGGCACCTACGCGGGACAGTTCGTGATGGAG ggcttCCTGAGGCTGCGGTGGTCACGCTTCGCCCGTGTCCTCCTCACCCGCTCCTGCGCCATCCTGCCCACCGTGCTCGTGGCTGTCTTCCGGGACCTGAGGGACTTGTCGGGCCTCAATGATCTGCTCAACGTGCTGCAGAGCCTGCTG CTCCCGTTCGCCGTGCTGCCCATCCTCACGTTCACCAGCATGCCCACCCTCATGCAGGAGTTTGCCAATGGCCT GCTGAGCAAGGTCGTCACCTCTTCCATCATGGTGCTAGTCTGCGCCATCAACCTCTACTTCGTGGTCAGCTATCTGCCCAGCCTGCCCCACCCTGCCTACTTCGGCCTTGCAGCCTTGCTGGTCGCAGCCTACCTGGGCCTCAGCACCTACCTG GTCTGGACCTGTTGCCTTGCCCACGGAGCCACCTTTCTGGCCCACAGCTCCCACCACCACTTCCTGTATGGGCTCCTTGAAGAGGACCAGAAAGGGGAGACCTCTGGCTAG
- the SLC11A1 gene encoding natural resistance-associated macrophage protein 1 isoform X2, with amino-acid sequence MSIAFLDPGNIESDLQTGAVAGFKLLWVLLWATVLGLLCQRLAARLGVVTGKDLGEVCHLYYPKVPRTVLWLTIELAIVGSDMQEVIGTAIAFNLLSAGRIPLWGGVLITIVDTFFFLFLDNYGLRKLEAFFGLLITIMALTFGYEYVVARPEQGALLRGLFLPSCPGCGHPELLQAVGIVGAIIMPHNIYLHSALVKSREIDRARRADIREANMYFLIEATIALSVSFIINLFVMAVFGQAFYQKTNQAAFNICANSSLHDYAKIFPMNNATVAVDIYQGGVILGCLFGPAALYIWAIGLLAAGQSSTMTGTYAGQFVMEGFLRLRWSRFARVLLTRSCAILPTVLVAVFRDLRDLSGLNDLLNVLQSLLLPFAVLPILTFTSMPTLMQEFANGLLSKVVTSSIMVLVCAINLYFVVSYLPSLPHPAYFGLAALLVAAYLGLSTYLVWTCCLAHGATFLAHSSHHHFLYGLLEEDQKGETSG; translated from the exons ATGAGCATTGCTTTCCTGGACCCAGGAAACATCGAGTCAGATCTTCAGACTGGCGCCGTGGCGGGATTCAAA CTTCTCTGGGTGCTGCTCTGGGCCACGGTGTTGGGCTTGCTCTGCCAGCGACTGGCTGCACgtctgggcgtggtgacaggcaagGACTTGGGCGAGGTCTGCCATCTCTACTACCCTAAG GTGCCCCGCACCGTCCTCTGGCTGACCATCGAGCTAGCCATTGTGGGCTCCGACATGCAGGAAGTCATCGGCACGGCCATTGCATTCAATCTGCTCTCAGCTGGACG AATCCCACTCTGGGGTGGCGTCCTCATCACCATCGTGGacaccttcttcttcctcttcctcgaTAACTACG GGCTGCGGAAGCTGGAAGCTTTTTTTGGACTCCTTATAACCATTATGGCCTTGACCTTTGGCTATGAG TATGTGGTGGCGCGTCCTGAGCAGGGAGCGCTTCTTCGGGGCCTGTTCCTGCCCTCGTGCCCGGGCTGCGGCCACCCCGAGCTGCTGCAGGCGGTGGGCATTGTTGGCGCCATCATCATGCCCCACAACATCTACCTGCACTCGGCCCTGGTCAAG TCTCGAGAGATAGACCGGGCCCGCCGAGCGGACATCAGAGAAGCCAACATGTACTTCCTGATTGAGGCCACCATCGCCCTGTCCGTCTCCTTTATCATCAACCTCTTTGTCATGGCTGTCTTTGGGCAGGCCTTCTACCAGAAAACCAACCAGGCTGCG TTCAACATCTGTGCCAACAGCAGCCTCCACGACTACGCCAAGATCTTCCCCATGAACAACGCCACCGTGGCTGTGGACATTTACCAGGGG GGCGTGATCCTGGGCTGCCTGTTCGGCCCCGCGGCCCTCTACATCTGGGCCATAGGTCTCCTGGCGGCTGGGCAGAGCTCCACCATGACGGGCACCTACGCGGGACAGTTCGTGATGGAG ggcttCCTGAGGCTGCGGTGGTCACGCTTCGCCCGTGTCCTCCTCACCCGCTCCTGCGCCATCCTGCCCACCGTGCTCGTGGCTGTCTTCCGGGACCTGAGGGACTTGTCGGGCCTCAATGATCTGCTCAACGTGCTGCAGAGCCTGCTG CTCCCGTTCGCCGTGCTGCCCATCCTCACGTTCACCAGCATGCCCACCCTCATGCAGGAGTTTGCCAATGGCCT GCTGAGCAAGGTCGTCACCTCTTCCATCATGGTGCTAGTCTGCGCCATCAACCTCTACTTCGTGGTCAGCTATCTGCCCAGCCTGCCCCACCCTGCCTACTTCGGCCTTGCAGCCTTGCTGGTCGCAGCCTACCTGGGCCTCAGCACCTACCTG GTCTGGACCTGTTGCCTTGCCCACGGAGCCACCTTTCTGGCCCACAGCTCCCACCACCACTTCCTGTATGGGCTCCTTGAAGAGGACCAGAAAGGGGAGACCTCTGGCTAG